One Littorina saxatilis isolate snail1 linkage group LG12, US_GU_Lsax_2.0, whole genome shotgun sequence genomic region harbors:
- the LOC138982379 gene encoding uncharacterized protein translates to MHVKMHPCPSSSLRSCEEKSKCASSLKAIDTKKEPSKETPKKLSFGIDQILRSSSAHKADTNVTEQKSAIRKYQPLQEDVLEHIRDKHEIHIKVSKDELRTNLNDSEVATDIPRRGDSEDKQNSLFSNSYCCTRPHTIVEETKESKTNIVSSVTPNSTFSIDSLITHSQTEVSLAGVSPAYYTSYASALLARLRSGGNRPSLSPVLQSLHNSGYTHAGDQHSGIAEHPLFHWPLTQRDRFGVVRRVGHPYQNRAPPKRKKPRTAFSRSQIAELEKRFHRQKYLASAERSSLAKQLKMSDAQVKTWFQNRRTKWRRQTAEEREIERQAAQKFLMSLRSEEEGPVYTQM, encoded by the exons atgcacGTTAAAATGCACCCGTGTCCGTCTTCGAGCCTTCGGAGCTGCGAAGAAAAATCCAAGTGCGCATCATCATTGAAGGCAATAGACACTAAGAAGGAACCCTCTAAGGAAACACCCAAAAAGCTTAGTTTTGGAATCGATCAGATTCTGCGTTCATCGTCTGCCCACAAAGCAGACACGAATGTCACAGAACAGAAAAGTGCTATCAGAAAATATCAGCCTCTTCAAGAAGACGTTTTAGAGCACATTagagacaaacacgaaattcatATCAAAGTGTCAAAGGATGAACTCAGAACAAATTTGAACGACAGTGAAGTTGCTACTGACATTCCAAGACGGGGTGATTCCGAAGACAAACAAAATTCACTGTTCTCAAATTCCTACTGCTGTACGAGACCACACACGATCGTGGAAGAGACAAAGGAATCAAAGACAAACATTGTGAGTTCAGTGACGCCAAACAGTACGTTCAGTATAGATTCATTGATTACTCACTCACAAACAGAAGTGTCATTGGCAGGTGTATCTCCTGCTTATTACACCTCGTATGCTTCAGCGTTGCTTGCTCGGCTGCGTTCAGGAGGCAACAGGCCCTCTTTGAGTCCGGTCTTACAAAGTCTACATAACAGTGGGTACACACATGCGGGCGACCAGCACAGTGGAATTGCTGAACATCCCCTTTTTCACTGGCCTTTGACTCAGCGTGACAGATTTGGTG TGGTGAGGAGGGTAGGCCACCCATACCAGAACCGAGCACCACCCAAGCGTAAGAAGCCTCGGACAGCGTTCAGTCGCAGTCAGATCGCGGAGCTGGAGAAGCGCTTCCACAGACAGAAGTACCTGGCCTCCGCTGAGCGCTCCTCCCTGGCCAAGCAGCTCAAGATGTCCGATGCCCAGGTCAAGACTTGGTTCCAGAACAGACGCACCAAATGGAG GAGGCAGACAGCAGAAGAACGAGAGATAGAACGGCAAGCAGCCCAGAAGTTCCTGATGAGCTTGAGGAGTGAAGAAGAAGGACCTGTTTACACACAGATGTAA